From Micromonospora rhizosphaerae, the proteins below share one genomic window:
- a CDS encoding glutamate ABC transporter substrate-binding protein, protein MRFKRVAAVAAVATLALGLAACGGDSDEGTGAGSKSFAAGSTMEKLNKAQKIKIGTKFDQPGFGLKGLSGKPEGFDVEIAKIIVKELGIPEDKIEWVETPSKVREDVIVNGTVDLVAATYTINDKRKERIAFAGPYYEAGQNILVKKDDTTITGPDSFKDGTKKVCSVTGSTPAENIKKYVKDVGTQLVLFDTYDKCRDALKGGQVDAVTTDNVILLGYIAKDEASFKLAGDNFTKEPYGIGVKKEDTDFRNFVNDTLEKAFTDGSWKKAWDDTAGKFGAELGSAPSVNRY, encoded by the coding sequence ATGCGTTTCAAGCGCGTGGCAGCGGTCGCCGCGGTGGCGACCCTGGCGCTCGGCCTCGCCGCCTGTGGCGGCGACAGCGACGAGGGCACCGGCGCCGGCAGCAAGTCTTTCGCCGCCGGCAGCACGATGGAGAAGCTCAACAAGGCCCAGAAGATCAAGATCGGCACCAAGTTCGACCAGCCGGGCTTCGGCCTGAAGGGCCTGTCGGGCAAGCCGGAGGGCTTCGACGTCGAGATCGCGAAGATCATCGTCAAGGAGCTCGGCATCCCCGAGGACAAGATCGAGTGGGTGGAGACGCCGTCCAAGGTCCGTGAGGACGTGATCGTCAACGGCACCGTCGACCTGGTCGCCGCCACGTACACGATCAACGACAAGCGCAAGGAGCGCATCGCCTTCGCCGGGCCGTACTACGAGGCCGGCCAGAACATCCTCGTCAAGAAGGACGACACCACCATCACCGGCCCGGATTCCTTCAAGGACGGCACCAAGAAGGTGTGCTCGGTGACCGGCTCGACCCCGGCCGAGAACATCAAGAAGTACGTCAAGGACGTCGGCACCCAGCTGGTGCTCTTCGACACCTACGACAAGTGCCGCGACGCCCTCAAGGGCGGCCAGGTGGACGCGGTGACCACGGACAACGTGATCCTGCTCGGCTACATCGCCAAGGACGAGGCGTCCTTCAAGCTCGCCGGCGACAACTTCACCAAGGAGCCGTACGGCATCGGGGTGAAGAAGGAGGACACCGACTTCCGCAACTTCGTCAACGACACGCTGGAGAAGGCGTTCACCGACGGCAGCTGGAAGAAGGCCTGGGACGACACCGCCGGCAAGTTCGGTGCCGAGCTGGGCTCCGCGCCGAGCGTCAACCGCTACTGA
- a CDS encoding amino acid ABC transporter permease, giving the protein MSQQTVLYDVPGPRQRRITLISSAVAALLLLVGAYFLIYRPLDEKGQFSMELWGPLVDPSNENFSLVWERIGLGFKNTLIAAALAIIASLVVGTLVAVLRIQLKSLARRRFTGLATPVAYLLRGLSWVLSALTRVCVEVFRGLPVVITIFFVARGFPEFGITFETLWYLVIGLTIYNSVVIAEILRSGMEGLPGGQAEAAAAIGLSPLQTTRMILLPQAFRIMLPALISQLVVVLKDTSLGFIISYEETLNIGKQIIGVLNNPIQVYVVIGLLFIIVNYSLSKLAQYVQRRLSRGRRSSATRTGAPDTELGTEAVAGTAT; this is encoded by the coding sequence ATGAGCCAGCAGACCGTCCTCTACGACGTCCCCGGGCCCCGGCAGCGCCGCATCACGCTGATCAGCAGCGCGGTCGCGGCGTTGCTGCTGCTGGTCGGCGCGTACTTCCTGATCTACCGACCGCTGGACGAAAAGGGCCAGTTCTCGATGGAGCTCTGGGGGCCGCTGGTCGACCCCTCCAACGAGAACTTCTCGCTGGTCTGGGAGCGGATCGGTCTCGGCTTCAAGAACACGCTGATCGCCGCTGCCCTGGCGATCATCGCCTCACTGGTCGTCGGCACCCTGGTGGCGGTGCTGCGGATCCAGCTCAAGAGCCTGGCCCGGCGCCGGTTCACCGGGCTGGCCACGCCGGTGGCGTACCTGCTGCGCGGGCTGAGCTGGGTGCTCTCCGCGCTCACCCGGGTGTGTGTCGAGGTGTTCCGGGGCCTGCCGGTGGTCATCACGATCTTCTTCGTGGCCCGCGGCTTCCCCGAGTTCGGCATCACCTTCGAGACGCTGTGGTACCTGGTCATCGGCCTGACCATCTACAACTCGGTGGTGATCGCCGAGATCCTCCGCTCCGGCATGGAGGGCCTGCCCGGCGGGCAGGCCGAGGCGGCCGCCGCGATCGGGCTCTCCCCGCTGCAGACCACCCGGATGATCCTGCTGCCGCAGGCGTTCCGGATCATGCTGCCGGCGCTGATCAGCCAGCTGGTCGTGGTGCTCAAGGACACCTCACTGGGCTTCATCATCAGCTACGAGGAGACGCTCAACATCGGCAAGCAGATCATCGGCGTGCTGAACAACCCGATCCAGGTGTACGTCGTGATCGGCCTGCTGTTCATCATCGTGAACTACTCGCTGTCGAAGCTCGCGCAGTACGTCCAGCGTCGGCTGTCCCGCGGGCGGCGCTCCTCGGCCACTCGGACCGGCGCCCCCGACACCGAGCTGGGCACGGAGGCCGTGGCGGGCACCGCCACCTGA
- the miaB gene encoding tRNA (N6-isopentenyl adenosine(37)-C2)-methylthiotransferase MiaB: MTTASAGSPRTYQVRTYGCQMNVHDSERISGLLEQAGYVRAAEADDHPDVVVFNTCAVRENADNRLYGNLGHLRPVKDKHPGMQIAVGGCLAQKDRGEIVRKAPWVDVVFGTHNIGSLPVLLERARHNAAAEVEILESLEVFPSTLPTRRESTYAGWVSISVGCNNTCTFCIVPSLRGKEKDRRPGDILSEVRALVDEGVLEVTLLGQNVNSYGVEFGDRYAFGKLLRACGDIEGLERVRFTSPHPKDFTDDVIAAMAETPNVCHSLHMPLQSGSDDVLRAMRRSYRSERYLGIIEKVRAAMPDAAITTDIIVGFPGETDADFERTLDVVREARFSSAFTFQYSKRPGTPAATMDGQLPKQVVQERYERLIACVEEITWAENRKLVGETVEVLVAVGEGRKDERTGRMSGRARDGRLVHFATGAARANGQRGGAGSLAGQIRPGDIVHTTVTYAAPHHLNADGEPLSHRRTRAGDAAEAGRTPRTPGVLLGLPTVGAPPAAPTPTTGCAAH, encoded by the coding sequence ATGACTACCGCATCCGCGGGCAGCCCGCGTACCTACCAGGTGCGCACGTACGGCTGCCAGATGAACGTGCACGACTCCGAGCGCATCTCCGGCCTGCTCGAGCAGGCCGGCTATGTCCGCGCCGCCGAGGCCGACGACCACCCGGACGTGGTGGTGTTCAACACGTGCGCCGTCCGGGAGAACGCCGACAACCGGCTCTACGGCAACCTGGGTCATCTGCGCCCGGTGAAGGACAAGCACCCCGGGATGCAGATCGCGGTCGGCGGCTGCCTGGCCCAGAAGGACCGCGGCGAGATCGTCCGCAAGGCCCCTTGGGTGGATGTGGTCTTCGGCACGCACAACATCGGCTCGCTGCCGGTGCTGCTGGAGCGGGCCCGGCACAACGCCGCCGCCGAGGTGGAGATCCTCGAATCGCTCGAGGTCTTCCCCTCCACGCTGCCGACCCGGCGCGAGTCGACGTACGCCGGCTGGGTGTCGATCTCGGTGGGCTGCAACAACACCTGCACGTTCTGCATCGTGCCCTCCCTGCGCGGCAAGGAGAAGGACCGCCGCCCCGGCGACATCCTCTCCGAGGTGCGCGCCCTGGTCGACGAGGGCGTGCTGGAGGTGACCCTGCTCGGGCAGAACGTCAACTCCTACGGCGTCGAGTTCGGCGACCGGTACGCCTTCGGCAAGCTGCTGCGCGCCTGCGGTGACATCGAGGGGCTGGAGCGGGTCCGGTTCACCAGCCCACACCCCAAGGACTTCACCGACGACGTGATCGCCGCGATGGCCGAGACGCCGAACGTCTGCCACTCGCTGCACATGCCGCTGCAGTCCGGCTCCGACGACGTGCTGCGCGCCATGCGCCGGTCGTACCGGTCCGAGCGCTACCTGGGGATCATCGAGAAGGTCCGGGCGGCGATGCCGGACGCGGCGATCACCACCGACATCATCGTCGGCTTCCCCGGCGAGACGGACGCCGATTTCGAGCGGACCCTCGACGTGGTCCGCGAGGCCCGGTTCTCCTCGGCGTTCACCTTCCAGTACTCCAAGCGCCCCGGCACTCCGGCGGCGACCATGGACGGCCAGCTCCCTAAGCAGGTCGTGCAGGAGCGCTACGAGCGGCTGATCGCCTGCGTGGAGGAGATCACCTGGGCGGAGAACCGGAAGCTGGTCGGGGAGACCGTCGAGGTGCTGGTCGCCGTCGGCGAGGGGCGCAAGGACGAGCGCACCGGCCGGATGTCCGGCCGGGCCCGCGACGGCCGCCTGGTGCACTTCGCGACGGGCGCAGCCCGAGCGAACGGCCAGCGCGGCGGCGCCGGCTCGCTGGCCGGGCAGATCCGCCCCGGCGACATCGTGCACACCACCGTGACCTACGCCGCCCCGCACCACCTCAACGCCGACGGCGAGCCGCTGTCGCACCGGCGGACCCGGGCCGGGGACGCCGCCGAGGCGGGCCGCACCCCGCGTACGCCGGGGGTGCTGCTGGGGCTGCCCACGGTCGGCGCGCCGCCCGCGGCGCCCACACCCACCACGGGGTGCGCCGCGCACTGA
- a CDS encoding class III extradiol dioxygenase subunit B-like domain-containing protein, whose protein sequence is MTGSARERTGGSRYGERVPLVAAAVCPHPPLIVPEVAGAAAPELDDLRAAADAAVGRLLAAGPDKIVLVGEGPESDHFGYADVGSVRPYGVNGLIPLWKAACSGAERLPLSLTIGAWLVGRAGTDLPRLAHSVVNDADPDECATLGAELAGRSESRVALLVMGDGSACRGRQAPGYDDPRAEAYDDGVARALADADVEALLNLDPVLSAELRAAGRASWQVLAGAARAAGGDWRGDLSYHQAPYGVAYFVANWDQV, encoded by the coding sequence ATGACCGGATCAGCACGGGAACGCACCGGCGGGTCCCGCTACGGTGAACGGGTGCCTCTGGTCGCCGCCGCCGTCTGCCCGCACCCGCCGCTGATCGTGCCCGAGGTGGCCGGTGCCGCCGCGCCGGAACTGGACGACCTCCGGGCCGCCGCCGACGCCGCCGTCGGTCGGCTGCTTGCCGCCGGACCGGACAAGATCGTTCTGGTCGGCGAGGGCCCGGAGAGCGACCATTTCGGCTACGCCGACGTCGGCTCGGTGCGACCGTACGGCGTGAACGGGTTGATCCCGCTCTGGAAGGCGGCCTGCTCGGGCGCGGAACGGCTTCCGCTGAGTCTCACCATCGGCGCCTGGCTGGTCGGCCGCGCCGGAACGGATCTGCCCAGGCTCGCGCATTCGGTCGTCAACGACGCGGATCCGGACGAATGCGCCACGCTGGGGGCGGAGCTGGCCGGCCGCTCCGAGTCCCGGGTCGCGCTGCTGGTGATGGGGGACGGGTCGGCCTGCCGAGGCCGCCAGGCGCCCGGCTACGACGACCCGCGCGCCGAGGCGTACGACGACGGGGTGGCCCGGGCCCTGGCCGACGCGGACGTCGAGGCCCTGCTCAACCTCGACCCGGTGCTGTCGGCGGAGTTGAGGGCGGCCGGGCGGGCGTCCTGGCAGGTGCTGGCCGGCGCGGCCCGCGCGGCCGGCGGCGACTGGCGCGGCGACCTCAGCTACCACCAGGCCCCCTACGGCGTTGCCTACTTCGTGGCGAACTGGGACCAGGTGTGA
- a CDS encoding amino acid ABC transporter permease produces MSVLIDKFDVFAGGFWLTLQICVLAAIGALILGAVVAVLRISPVPPLRAVGTGYVNVFRNMPLTVVMFFAAFGLPALGSNADFLRIPGLDALFSRLGTDLPYFRFALIALVLYTAAFVCEALRSGVNAVPAGQAEAARSLGLTFGQNLRYVVLPQSWKASVVPLGSVIIAMIKNSALVGFFGVVGDLSATADQLTGAEGYAFIPVAIGISIGYLIMTVPLGALLDRIEKRQAVAR; encoded by the coding sequence GTGAGTGTGCTCATCGACAAGTTCGACGTCTTCGCGGGGGGCTTCTGGCTCACCCTCCAGATCTGCGTACTCGCCGCGATCGGCGCCCTGATCCTGGGCGCCGTCGTGGCGGTGCTGCGCATCTCGCCGGTGCCGCCGCTGCGGGCGGTCGGCACCGGCTACGTGAACGTCTTCCGGAACATGCCGCTGACCGTGGTGATGTTCTTCGCCGCGTTCGGCCTGCCGGCGCTCGGCTCCAACGCCGACTTCCTGCGCATCCCGGGCCTGGACGCGTTGTTCAGCCGGCTCGGCACGGACCTGCCCTACTTCCGCTTCGCGCTGATCGCCCTGGTGCTCTACACCGCGGCGTTCGTCTGCGAGGCGCTGCGCTCGGGCGTGAACGCCGTCCCGGCCGGCCAGGCGGAGGCGGCCCGGTCGCTCGGGCTCACCTTCGGCCAGAACCTGCGGTACGTCGTGCTGCCGCAGTCCTGGAAGGCCTCCGTGGTGCCGCTCGGCTCGGTGATCATCGCGATGATCAAGAACTCGGCGCTGGTTGGCTTCTTCGGCGTGGTCGGTGACCTGTCGGCGACCGCTGACCAGCTCACCGGGGCCGAGGGCTACGCCTTCATTCCCGTCGCCATCGGCATCTCAATCGGATACCTGATCATGACGGTCCCCCTCGGCGCCCTCCTCGACCGGATCGAGAAGCGACAGGCGGTGGCGCGATGA
- a CDS encoding DUF349 domain-containing protein, whose translation MSDWTAFGRVDADGTVYVKTAEGERVVGSWQAGAPEEGLAHFARRFADLVTEVDLTEARLNSGAADAGHSLATIRRIRASLAEAHVVGDIDGLAARLDKLAEVAEAKAGEAKAARDAARGEALARKTALVEEAEKLAAESTGWKTAGDRLKEILDEWKTIRGVDKKTDGELWKRFAAARDGFTRRRGAHFASLDQQRKQAQGVKEELVAAAEKLKDSTEWAVTANQLKDLMAQWKAAPRASKEAEQKLWERFRAAQDDFFTRRSEVFSARDNEQRANLERKQVLLAEAESLDIDGDPKGAQAKLREIQAQWHEAGRVPREAAAGLERRLRTVDDKVREVMDSAWRRTAPQDNPLLAQMRAQVAEAEERLARAQAAGDARRIKEAEQALASKRQFLQLAEQAS comes from the coding sequence ATGAGCGACTGGACTGCCTTCGGACGGGTGGACGCGGACGGCACCGTGTACGTGAAGACCGCCGAGGGCGAGCGGGTGGTCGGATCCTGGCAGGCGGGGGCCCCGGAAGAAGGGCTGGCCCACTTCGCCCGGCGCTTCGCCGACCTGGTGACGGAGGTGGACCTGACCGAGGCCCGGCTCAACTCGGGCGCGGCGGACGCCGGCCACTCGCTGGCCACGATCCGGCGGATCCGCGCCTCGCTGGCCGAGGCGCACGTCGTCGGTGACATCGACGGGCTGGCCGCGCGGCTGGACAAGCTGGCCGAGGTGGCCGAGGCGAAGGCCGGCGAGGCCAAGGCCGCGCGGGACGCCGCCCGGGGCGAGGCCCTCGCTCGCAAGACGGCCCTGGTGGAGGAGGCGGAGAAGCTGGCCGCCGAGTCGACCGGCTGGAAGACCGCCGGGGACCGGCTCAAGGAGATCCTCGACGAGTGGAAGACCATCCGCGGGGTCGACAAGAAGACCGACGGTGAGCTGTGGAAGCGGTTCGCCGCGGCCCGGGACGGCTTCACCCGGCGTCGCGGCGCCCACTTCGCCTCCCTCGACCAGCAGCGCAAGCAGGCGCAGGGGGTCAAGGAGGAGCTGGTCGCGGCGGCCGAGAAGCTGAAGGACTCCACCGAGTGGGCGGTCACCGCCAATCAGCTCAAGGACCTGATGGCCCAGTGGAAGGCCGCGCCGCGGGCTTCGAAGGAGGCCGAGCAGAAGCTCTGGGAACGGTTCCGGGCGGCCCAGGACGACTTCTTCACCCGGCGCAGCGAGGTCTTCTCGGCCCGCGACAACGAGCAGCGCGCCAACCTGGAGCGCAAGCAGGTCCTGCTGGCCGAGGCCGAGTCGCTCGACATCGACGGCGACCCGAAGGGTGCCCAGGCGAAGCTGCGGGAGATCCAGGCGCAGTGGCACGAGGCCGGCCGGGTGCCCCGGGAGGCCGCCGCCGGCCTGGAGCGCCGGCTGCGCACGGTCGACGACAAGGTGCGCGAGGTGATGGACTCGGCGTGGCGCCGGACCGCTCCCCAGGACAACCCGCTGCTCGCGCAGATGCGGGCGCAGGTTGCCGAGGCCGAGGAGCGGCTGGCCCGGGCGCAGGCCGCCGGGGACGCCCGCCGGATCAAGGAGGCCGAGCAGGCGCTCGCCTCCAAGCGCCAGTTCCTCCAGCTCGCCGAGCAGGCCAGCTGA
- the selD gene encoding selenide, water dikinase SelD — translation MTERVRLTDYARGGGCACKIPPGELEAMVAGLGPAAGTADLLVGLDHGDDAAVVRLDERTGLVSTADFFTPVVDDAYDWGRIAAANALSDVYAMGGTPLVALNLLCWPRGVLPLELAGEVLRGGQDVARAAGCHLAGGHSVDDDGPKYGLAVTGVVRPEELITLDAGRAGLPLSLTKPLGVGVLNTRHKATGERFGEAVVAMATLNRDAARAAVAAGIRCGTDVTGFGLLGHASKLARASRLTAAIDAARVPYLPGAREAVRDGYVSGGTRRNLDWVTPWTDFGTADEAERLLLADAQTSGGLLVAGEVPGGTIIGELLPPGEHLVRVR, via the coding sequence ATGACCGAACGGGTGCGGCTGACCGATTACGCCCGCGGCGGTGGCTGCGCCTGCAAGATCCCGCCGGGCGAGCTCGAGGCCATGGTCGCCGGCCTCGGCCCGGCCGCCGGCACCGCCGACCTGCTGGTCGGCCTGGACCACGGCGACGACGCCGCGGTGGTCCGGCTGGACGAGCGGACCGGCCTGGTCAGCACCGCCGACTTCTTCACCCCGGTGGTCGACGACGCGTACGACTGGGGTCGGATCGCCGCCGCCAACGCGCTCTCCGACGTGTACGCCATGGGCGGCACCCCGCTGGTCGCGCTCAACCTGCTCTGCTGGCCGCGGGGCGTGCTGCCGCTGGAACTGGCCGGGGAGGTGCTGCGCGGCGGCCAGGACGTGGCCCGGGCGGCGGGCTGCCACCTGGCCGGCGGGCACAGCGTCGACGACGACGGCCCGAAGTACGGCCTCGCGGTGACCGGGGTGGTCCGGCCGGAGGAGCTGATAACCCTGGACGCCGGGCGGGCCGGCCTGCCGCTCTCGCTGACCAAGCCGCTCGGCGTCGGGGTGCTGAACACCCGGCACAAGGCCACCGGCGAGCGGTTCGGCGAGGCGGTCGTCGCGATGGCCACGCTCAACCGGGACGCCGCCCGGGCGGCCGTCGCGGCGGGCATCCGCTGCGGCACGGACGTCACCGGGTTCGGGCTGCTCGGGCACGCCAGCAAGCTGGCCCGGGCCAGCCGGCTCACGGCGGCCATCGACGCGGCCCGGGTGCCCTACCTGCCCGGGGCCCGGGAGGCGGTCCGGGACGGGTACGTCAGCGGCGGCACCCGCCGGAACCTGGACTGGGTGACCCCGTGGACCGACTTCGGCACCGCCGACGAGGCCGAGCGGCTGCTGCTGGCCGACGCGCAGACCTCCGGCGGGCTGCTGGTCGCCGGCGAGGTGCCGGGCGGCACGATCATCGGCGAGCTGCTGCCCCCGGGCGAACACCTGGTGCGGGTCCGCTGA
- a CDS encoding DUF2277 family protein translates to MCRSIKTLREPYVPVVTEEDIRAAALQYVRKISGFRAPAAHNAAAFDAAVDAVAAATATLLDQLVVRGQQPAGRS, encoded by the coding sequence GTGTGCCGGAGCATCAAGACCCTGCGTGAGCCGTACGTCCCGGTGGTCACCGAGGAGGACATCCGGGCGGCGGCGCTGCAGTACGTCCGGAAGATCTCCGGATTCCGGGCGCCCGCCGCGCACAACGCGGCCGCCTTCGACGCTGCGGTGGACGCCGTCGCCGCGGCCACCGCGACCCTGCTCGACCAGTTGGTGGTGCGCGGTCAGCAGCCCGCGGGCCGGAGCTGA
- a CDS encoding amino acid ABC transporter ATP-binding protein — MDDVTTGEPLIVLDGVNKWFGPLHVLDDVSLSVGRGEVVVVIGPSGSGKSTLCRTINRLEPINSGTITFDGRPLPVEGKALAKLRSEVGMVFQSFNLFAHKTILDNVTLGPVKVRKEKPAAARERGLALLDRVGIANQADKYPAQLSGGQQQRAAIARALAMQPKAMLFDEPTSALDPEMVGEVLDVMTSLARDGMTMVVVTHEMGFARHAANRVIFMADGQLVEDASPTEFFANPRSERARDFLSKILTH, encoded by the coding sequence GTGGACGACGTGACGACGGGCGAACCGCTCATCGTGCTGGACGGGGTCAACAAGTGGTTCGGCCCGCTGCACGTGCTGGACGACGTGTCACTCTCCGTCGGCAGGGGCGAGGTCGTCGTGGTGATCGGCCCCTCCGGCTCCGGCAAGTCGACGCTCTGCCGGACCATCAACCGGCTGGAGCCGATCAACTCGGGCACCATCACCTTCGACGGGCGGCCACTGCCGGTCGAGGGCAAGGCGCTGGCGAAGCTGCGCAGCGAGGTCGGCATGGTCTTCCAGTCGTTCAACCTCTTCGCGCACAAGACCATCCTGGATAACGTCACCCTCGGCCCGGTCAAGGTCCGCAAGGAGAAGCCGGCCGCCGCCCGTGAGCGCGGCCTGGCCCTGCTCGACCGGGTGGGCATCGCCAACCAGGCCGACAAGTACCCGGCCCAGCTCTCCGGCGGCCAGCAGCAGCGGGCGGCGATCGCCCGCGCGCTGGCCATGCAGCCCAAGGCGATGCTCTTCGACGAGCCGACCAGCGCGCTCGACCCGGAGATGGTCGGCGAGGTGCTGGACGTGATGACCTCGCTGGCCCGCGACGGCATGACCATGGTCGTGGTCACCCACGAGATGGGCTTCGCCCGGCACGCGGCCAACCGGGTGATCTTCATGGCTGACGGGCAGCTCGTCGAGGACGCGTCGCCGACCGAGTTCTTCGCCAACCCGCGCAGCGAGCGGGCCAGGGACTTCCTCTCCAAGATCCTCACGCACTAG
- the rny gene encoding ribonuclease Y translates to MSGFDVVILAVVLILTVVVVGAVLLGVRTLRRLSLGPAPEDPAFIAEKDRQEQSLAALRTAADEAHSTIDVAKSAAAAARAEAAAAKAEAKAGRAEARRVLDDARAEADTVLERAHKQAEADAEQLRAAARRSGEREVAVLAATTREQAAEVERRAARMDERERLHTEEVERLAERERQLTAASAALAARESALVEREQASAEAEEQRRRELERVAGLTAEAARAELIEAIESQAKREAALLVRDIESEARDTAEQRARHLVVDAIQRVASEQTAESVVSVLHLPGDEMKGRIIGREGRNIRAFESVTGVNLIIDDTPEAVLLSCFDPVRREVGRLTLEKLVLDGRIHPHRIEEVYEQARHEVEELCHRAAEDALVEVGITEIHPELVTLLGRLRYRTSYGQNVLKHLVETAHIAGIMAAELRLDAPTIKRCAFLHDIGKALTHEVEGSHAIIGADLARKYGESEDVVHAIEAHHNEVPPQTIEAVLTQASDACSGGRPGARRESLEAYVKRLERIEEIAAGKLGVEKVFAMQAGREIRVMVKPEDVDDIGAAVLARDVAKQIEEELTYPGQIRVTVVRESRVTEIAR, encoded by the coding sequence ATGAGCGGCTTCGACGTGGTCATCCTCGCGGTGGTCCTGATCCTGACGGTGGTGGTGGTCGGGGCCGTGCTGCTCGGCGTTCGGACGCTGCGCCGGCTCAGCCTCGGCCCGGCCCCGGAGGACCCGGCCTTCATCGCCGAGAAGGACCGGCAGGAGCAGTCCCTGGCCGCCCTGCGCACCGCCGCGGACGAGGCGCACAGCACCATCGACGTGGCCAAGTCGGCCGCCGCCGCGGCCCGGGCCGAGGCCGCCGCTGCCAAGGCCGAGGCGAAGGCGGGCCGGGCCGAGGCGCGGCGCGTCCTCGACGACGCCCGCGCCGAGGCCGACACCGTCCTGGAGCGGGCGCACAAGCAGGCCGAGGCCGACGCCGAGCAGCTTCGGGCCGCTGCCCGGCGCAGCGGTGAGCGGGAGGTCGCCGTGCTCGCGGCCACCACCCGGGAGCAGGCCGCCGAGGTGGAGCGCCGGGCCGCCCGGATGGACGAGCGGGAACGGCTGCACACCGAGGAGGTGGAGCGGCTCGCCGAGCGGGAGCGGCAGCTCACCGCCGCCAGCGCGGCGCTCGCCGCCCGGGAGAGCGCCCTCGTGGAGCGGGAGCAGGCGTCGGCCGAGGCGGAGGAGCAGCGCCGCCGCGAGCTGGAACGGGTGGCCGGGCTGACCGCCGAGGCCGCGCGCGCCGAGCTGATCGAGGCGATCGAGTCCCAGGCCAAGCGGGAGGCCGCCCTGCTGGTGCGGGACATCGAGTCCGAGGCCCGCGACACCGCCGAGCAGCGCGCCCGGCACCTCGTGGTGGACGCCATCCAGCGGGTCGCCAGCGAGCAGACCGCGGAGAGCGTGGTCAGCGTCCTGCACCTGCCCGGCGACGAGATGAAGGGCCGGATCATCGGCCGGGAGGGGCGCAACATCCGCGCCTTCGAGTCGGTCACCGGGGTCAACCTGATCATCGACGACACCCCGGAGGCGGTGCTGCTCTCCTGCTTCGACCCGGTACGCCGGGAGGTCGGCCGGCTCACCCTGGAGAAGCTGGTCCTCGACGGGCGGATCCATCCGCACCGGATCGAGGAGGTCTACGAGCAGGCCCGGCACGAGGTGGAGGAGCTCTGCCACCGGGCCGCCGAGGACGCCCTGGTCGAGGTCGGCATCACCGAGATCCACCCGGAGCTGGTCACCCTGCTCGGCCGGCTGCGCTACCGGACGTCGTACGGGCAGAACGTGCTCAAGCACCTGGTGGAGACCGCGCACATCGCCGGGATCATGGCCGCCGAGCTGCGGCTGGACGCGCCCACCATCAAGCGCTGCGCGTTCCTGCACGACATCGGCAAGGCGCTCACCCACGAGGTGGAGGGGAGCCACGCCATCATCGGCGCGGACCTGGCCCGCAAGTACGGCGAGAGCGAGGACGTCGTCCACGCCATCGAGGCGCACCACAACGAGGTGCCGCCGCAGACCATCGAGGCCGTCCTCACCCAGGCCTCCGACGCCTGCTCCGGCGGGCGGCCGGGCGCGCGCCGGGAGAGCCTGGAGGCGTACGTCAAGCGGCTGGAGCGGATCGAGGAGATCGCGGCCGGCAAGCTCGGCGTGGAGAAGGTCTTCGCCATGCAGGCCGGCCGGGAGATCCGGGTGATGGTCAAGCCGGAGGACGTGGACGACATCGGCGCGGCGGTGCTGGCCCGGGACGTGGCCAAGCAGATCGAGGAGGAGCTGACCTACCCGGGTCAGATCCGGGTGACCGTGGTCCGCGAGTCCCGGGTCACCGAGATCGCCCGCTGA